One region of Callithrix jacchus isolate 240 chromosome 16, calJac240_pri, whole genome shotgun sequence genomic DNA includes:
- the SNAI2 gene encoding zinc finger protein SNAI2, translating into MPRSFLVKKHFNASKKPNYSELDTHTVIISPYLYESYSMPVIPQPEILSSGAYSPITVWTTAAPFHAQLPNGLSPLSGYSSSLGRVSPPPPSDTSSKDHSGSESPISDEEERLQSKLSDPHAIEAEKFQCNLCNKTYSTFSGLAKHKQLHCDAQSRKSFSCKYCDKEYVSLGALKMHIRTHTLPCVCKICGKAFSRPWLLQGHIRTHTGEKPFSCPHCNRAFADRSNLRAHLQTHSDVKKYQCKNCSKTFSRMSLLHKHEESGCCVAH; encoded by the exons ATGCCGCGCTCCTTCCTGGTCAAGAAGCATTTCAACGCCTCCAAAAAGCCAAACTACAGCGaactggacacacacacag TGATTATTTCCCCGTATCTCTATGAGAGTTACTCCATGCCTGTCATACCACAACCGGAGATCCTCAGCTCAGGAGCATACAGTCCTATCACCGTGTGGACTACAGCAGCTCCATTCCACGCCCAGCTACCCAATGGCCTCTCTCCGCTTTCCGGATACTCCTCATCTCTGGGGCGAGTGAGTCCCCCTCCTCCATCTGACACCTCCTCCAAGGACCACAGTGGCTCGGAAAGCCCCATTAGTGATGAAGAGGAAAGGCTACAGTCCAAGCTTTCAGACCCCCATGCCATTGAAGCTGAAAAGTTTCAGTGCAATTTATGCAATAAGACCTATTCAACTTTTTCTGGGCTGGCGAAACACAAGCAGCTGCACTGCGATGCCCAGTCTAGAAAATCGTTCAGCTGTAAATACTGTGACAAGGAATATGTGAGCCTGGGCGCCCTGAAGATGCACATTCGGACCCACACATTACCTTGTGTTTGCAAGATCTGCGGCAAGGCGTTTTCCAGACCCTGGTTGCTTCAAGGACATATTAGAACTCACACTG GGGAGAAGCCTTTTTCTTGCCCTCACTGCAACAGAGCATTTGCAGACAGGTCAAACCTGAGGGCTCATCTGCAGACCCACTCTGATGTAAAGAAATACCAGTGCAAAAACTGCTCCAAAACCTTCTCCAGAATGTCTCTCCTGCACAAACATGAGGAATCTGGCTGCTGTGTAGCACACTGA